GCGAGACCGAAGGCGGAGAGCGGCGCCGCCGATGCGGCGCCCACGACGAGCGGTCGCAAGCGGCCGACGTCGCCGCCGCCCGCGGCCAGCGCGGCGCCCACGAAGAGCGCCGCGCCGCCGAGCTTGAGCCAGCTGCCGAGGTTGTTGACCTGCACGCCGCGCCGGACTCCGACGTAGTTGATGGCCGACGTGCCGACCGTCGCGGCGACCGCGAGCGCAAGCGCGCCCGTCGACCCGAGCCCGACCTGCGGCGCGACCGCCTCGCCGAAGGCGGCGGCGAGCGACGCCACGGTGCCGGCGTAGATCACGAAGAAGCTCAGCCACCCGACGAGAAACCCCGCCGCGGGATGCCAGCCCTCGCGCAGGTACACGTAGTCGCCGCCCGCACGCGGGTACATCGCGCCGAGCTCCGCGTTGGCAAGCGCGCCCGCGAGCGAGAGCAGGCCGCCGACGAGCCAGGCGGCGAGCACGAGGCCGGGGTGCGGCAGCAGCGCGGCGATCGCGGCCGGCGTGAGGAAGATGCCCGAGCCGATCACCGACGACACGACCAGCATGACGGTGTCGAGCGTCCCGAGCTCGCGCGCGAGTCGATCCCGAGGATCGGCGCCGTGCGGCTCCGCCTCGAAGCCCGTCGTCACCGCCACACCCGCCCCGTAGCACGAACCGGCCGTCGGGTGTCGCGGGATGGACTCGCGGCCGCAATCGAGTAGATTGCGCGCTCGCGCCGCGGGACGTGTCGACGGCGGCGTGGCAAGGGGGAACGGTGACGGCGACGACGGTCGGCATGCTCCGCAGGATCAACTGGGTCACGACGATCTTCTTGGTATCGACGCCGCTCGTCGCGGTGGTGTGGGGCGCCCTGCACATCAGCGCGATGGGCATCGGCGCGAGCGAGCTCGCGGTCTTCGCCTTCTACGTCTGCGCGACCGGGTTCAGCATCACGACCGGCTACCATCGTCACTTCGCCCACGGGGCCTACGAGTGCTCGCGGATCGTCAAGGTGTTCTACCTGATCTTCGGGGCGGCGGCGTTCCAGCACTCGGTGCTCTCCTGGTGCTCCGATCATCGGCGCCACCACAAGCACCTCGACCGCGACGAGGATCCGTACAGCATCACCCGCGGCTTCTTCTGGGCCCACATCGGCTGGCTCCTCGTCACGGACCACAGGAAGGCCGAGGACTTCTCGAACATCCCGGACCTGGTCGCCGACCCATGGATCCGCTGGCAGCACGCCTGGTACCTGCCGATCGCGGTCGTCATGGGCTTCGCCGTCCCCTTTGCGCTCGGCTGGGCGGTGGGCCACCCCTGGGGCTTCGTGCTCTGGGCGGGCGTGTTCCGCGTCGTGCTCGTGCACCACTCGACCTTCCTCGTGAACTCGCTCGCGCACCGCATCGGCCGGCGGCCGTACCTGCGGGCGATCTCGGCCCGCGACAGCATCGTGACCGCGCTCCTCACCTTCGGCGAGGGCTACCACAACTTCCATCACCGCTTCGCGACCGACTATCGGAACGGCGTCGGCCGCGCCTCCTGGGACCCGACGAAGTGGCTGATCCGCGGCCTCGAGATGGTCGGGCTCGCCTGGGATCTGCGCCGCGTCCCGACCGAGCGCATCGTGGCGGCCGAGCTCGACTGCGACTCCGAGCGGCTTTCCGAGCGCCTGGAGCGGCGGCGCGGCGGCTCCGAGCAGGCGGGCGCGCACGTCCGGGAACGCTTCTCCGAGATGGCCGCGAGCGTGCAACGCGCCGCCGCCGCGCTCACGACGCGCGAGCGCGAGCTCGCCCTCGCCCGTCGCCACTGGGGCCGCAACCGCGCCGAACAGCTTCGCCACCTGCGCGCCGAGCTGCGGGCCGCCCGGCTCGAGATGCGCGCGGCCCGCGTCCGCTGGCAGGCGATCCTCGCCGATCTGCTCGAGGGGCCCGTCGCGGCGCCATCCTCCTCCTGAGCCTGCCCGAGCCGCCCGAGCCTGGCGCGGAGGTTGCACCACAGCCGCGCATGGGCTCCTCGACGCGAAGAAACCCGAGATCCGGCAAGGGGGAGGCCGGACGCGTTCTCGTTCCCGAGAAGGGCCGGCGCCGGGCATTCGCGGCCCTGGCAATGCTCGCGCTCGCCGCCTGGGGCCCGGCGCCGGCCGGGGCGATCTCCGGCGACGAAGTGATGCGGCGCTCGCTCGAGGCACGCAACCTCGGCGACGAGGCGTATCGCGCCTACCGGGTCGAGCTCACCGCGCGCGACGGCAGCACCGTCACCCGCACCGTGTCCACCTATCGCAAGAACTGCGACGGCGCCTCCAAGCAGCTCGTCGTGTTCCGTGAGCCGTCCGACATCGCCGGCGCGGCGTTCCTGAGCTGGATCCATCCCCACCGGATGCCCGACATGTGGCTCTATCTGCCCGAGCTCGGGCGGCCCCGGCAGGTGAACGCCGCCACGCGCGGCGAGAGCTTCCTCGGCTCCGATTTCACGTACGAGGATCTCGGCGCGCCGACGCAGGACGAGCGGACGCACCTCCTCGTCGACGAGCCGGTCGTCGAGAGCGAGCCGACGTACCGGATCGAGAGCCGGCCGCGCGCCATCGACCACTACGCCCGCATCCTCACCTGGGTGCGGCAGACCAGCTTCCTGCCGGTCCGCGTCGAGTACTTCGACGCCCGCGACGCGCTCGAGAAGGTGGGCCGCTACTTCGATGTCCGGGTCGTGAACGGCATCCCGACGCTCGCCGCGCTCGAGATGGCGAACGTCCGCACGGGGCACCGGACCGCCGTCACGCTGCTCGACGCGGAGTACGATCGCCCGGTCGACTGCGCGATCTTCAGCGAGCGCTGGCTCTCGCGTGCCCGGCCGTGACCCGTCGCGGCGACCGCGCGCGCTCCTCGCGCTCGTCCTGATCGTCGGGGCCGCGTCCCGTCCCGCCTCGGCCGCCGAGCTCCGCTCGCCCGACGGCCGCATGAGCCTCGCCGGCTCGCTCGCGACCTGGGACGTGATCCGTCTGCACGACGACACGCCGAGCGAGCGCCCCACGGGCCTTCTCGACCTCCGCCTCGACGCCACGACGACCGATCGCTGGCGCGTCTTCACCTCGCTCCGCGCCGGCTACGACGGCAAGATCGGCCATCCGCGCGGCGGCAACCCCTTCCTCGCGCTCGACGAGGTCTACCAGTCGAAGGACCTCTTCCTGAACCTCGACGAAGCCTACGTCGACCTCTACTTCGAGACCTTCGAGCTCCGGATCGGCAAACAGAAGATCTCGTGGGGACAGCTCGACGACATCCAGCCGACCGATCACTTCAATCCCCAGGACCTGACCGAGTTCTACTTCCGGCCCGAGCTCGAGCGGAAGATGGGCGTACCCGCGATCCGCTGGACGGGTTACGTCGGCGCGACCACGCTCGACGTCGCGTGGAATCCGATCTTCACGAGCTCGCGCCTCGCGGCGCCCGAGGACCGCTGGTTCGCGCCGCTGCTCCGCGTTCCCGAGACCTTCGACACGCCCTTCGGCCCGGTCCCCGTCGCCACGCGCTATCCCGACGTCGACCCGCCTCCGCACACGCTCGCGAGCTCCGACGTGGCGATCCGCCTCAAGCACTTCCACGAGGGCGTCGAGATGTCGCTCACCGGCTTCCACGGCTGGGACAAATGGGGCCAGACCTACGAGGGTCGCAGCGCGGCGACCGTCGCACCGACCGGCGACGCCGCGAACCCGCTCGCGACCAGCGTCGACGTGGACGTCGTACCGTCGACGCGCCGGATCACCGTCCTCGGCGCCGACCTCGCGATGCCGCTCCTCTGGTTCGCCCTCCGCGCCGAGGCGGCCTGGATCCACGGCCGCGGCTTCCCGCTGCGCGTGCAGGAGACGCTGGCGAGCGACCCGCAGCTCTTCCAGGTGGTCGGCGAGGCGGCAGAGCGCGTGGCGCAAACCGGCACGGCCGAGACGGTCGCGCTGCCGATCCCGCCCGCGGCACTCGAGCGCGAGTGCCTGCAGTGGGGCATCGGCCTCGACTGGTTCGTCACCGAGCGCGTCTCGCGCCGCCTCGTCGGCCGCGAATGGCTCGCGGGCACCTTCTTTCTCGCGCAGCTCCTCCAGACCGTCATCTTCGACCACGACGCCGCCTTCATCGACGATTCGGTCGAGAGCCTTCTCGCCGCGACGATCCGCCAGAGCTTTCTCGACGAGCGCCTCGGGATCGAGCTCAAGACCGTCTACAACCCGAACCACGGCGACTGGTTCGTCTGGCCGCAGACGTCCTACCGCCTGACCGAGAGCCTCTCCGCCCTCGCCGAGGCCCGGCTCATCGGCGGCTCACCCAGACAAACGATCGGCCAGTACCACGATCACGACGGCATCAAGCTCGGCATGCGCTGGTCGTTCTGAGTCGTGACCGCCCTCACCGGTCGTTGTCGTCGTGCACCTCGAGAGCGAGCGTCGCGACGTCGTCGGCGGGCGTCGGGTCGGTCCCGGGACCGGCCGCGCGGATCGCGAGCTGGCAGCGCGCGGGCGTCGCGGCCGGCGAGAAGAAGTCGGCGGCGGCGATCGTGAGCGCGAGCGTCGCCGTCTTGCGCTTGCCGGCGCCGACGACGAGGCGGTCCTGCGCGCCCGCGACCCGCGGCGCGAAGTCGGGACCGGCCGTCACGATCCCGGCCGGGCAGTTGCCGGTCTCGACCACGACGCGGATCTCGTGGCCGGGCGTGCCGCGGTCGGCGACAACGTCCTCGTTCCGGACCTTCACGCGCAAGCGCAGCGTCTTCGCGGCGACGCCGTCGCGCAGGTGCACGCGCTTCGGGCGGCGGTAGCCGGTGATGCCGGAGTCGTGACCGCCGCCCCCCGGCCCGGGCGTGGCGGTCGGCTGCGGAAAGACGAAGGTCGGCGTCGGCGCCGGGCCGTCGCCGACCGAGAAGCGGCGGTCGACGCGCGTGACGTTGCCCTGCCGATCGGCGACCGCGACCCGCAGATGCGCGGTCGCAACGTCGATGAGCGGCGGTGTGAACGCGACCGACCAGATGCCGTCGCCGACGACGGTCGCGAGGTCCGCGAGCTCCGTGCCGGGACCGCGCCCCGCGATCGGCACGTCGGCGGTGATCGAGAGCGAGCCCGCCTCGAGTCCGGAGTCGGCGTCGGCGGCGCCGATCAGGAGCGAGCCGAGCGCCCCGCTGTTCCAGCCGGGCCGCGGCAGCGTCACCGCGAGCGCGGGGCGGAGGTCGTCGAGGAACCAGCCGTAGCCGTTGGTGGTGAGGTCGATCGGACAGCCGAGGTCGACCCAGCGCGCGATCGTGCGCTTCTCGTCCTCGCCGAGCGCCGGGACGCCGCTTCCGGGCGGCGGCATGATCGTGCCGGTGTAGTCGAGGTCGGCGGCGTTCGGATCGGCGCCGCCCGGCAGCGTCGCGCGCACGCCGGGCGTCGACTCGGTCGGGTGGTCGGCGTTGGTCCAGCCGTCGAGGCGTGCGCCGAAGATCTTCCAGACGAGCAGCGAGCGCCGGCTCTGGAAGCTCCGCACGTAGCGGCTCGCGTTCGTCTGCCGCCAGCTCGTGGGCCCGACCGGCGGATACCCCCAGCGCGCCGAGCGGTCGTCGGCGAGCCGCGCGTAGTCGCCGGGCACGCCGCCGACGGCGGCGAGGTCATCGAGCACGAGATTCCCCGGCGGGCTCGCCGCGTTCTTGGTGTGGCACGGCACGCAGCTCCGCTGCAGGAGCGGCCGCACGTCGCGCAGGAACTCGACGGTCACGGCGGGCACCGGCTCCGTGCGCGTCGTCGGGGAGCCGTCGGGCGCAGCCGCGAGCAGCGGCGTCTCGTGCACGAGGTCGGCGACCGGGAAGCCGGGCTGCCCCGCGGCGGTCGCATGGAAGTCGAGCGGCAGCTGGCTGTGCGCGTGGCAGCCGCCGCAGTCGTAGCGCGCCTCGCCCGGTCGCACCTGGTGCCACGTCTGCGCCATGTTGAGCACGAGCCCGCGCCGGTCGAGCGTCTGGAACGTGAACGGCGTGTCGGCGGGAATGCGCGCCACGAAGCTCGTGTCGGGATTGCCCTCGGGATCCAGGAGCGGCGCCCCACCCGGTCCCGTCTTCCGCACCGGGATCTCGCCGAGGATGCGCAGGCGCTCCATCGCGTGGCTCGCGAACAGCGGCCCGCCGCTCGGCCCGCCGTGCGGGCCGTAGCTCCGGTGCGTGTTCGGCTCCATCGCGAGGAGGCGGATCGCCCAGACGTCGTCGTCGTCGTAGCGGCCGGCGTCGGCGCCCTGCCATTCCCAGTTGCTGCTCTGGCCGTTCTCGGCGGTATTGAACGCGTCGAGCCCGTCGAAGGTGTTCGACCACGAGGGCACGAACCCGGGGAAGCTCTCGCGCTTCAGGAGGCTGCTCGTGCCGACCAGACCCGTCGCCGTACCGGCCGGCAGCTCGGCGTGCTCCGTGCCGTCGTTCGGGAGCCACGGCAGGACGTCCGGCTGGTCGACGCCGTGCACGGCGCGGTACGGCACCACCGCACGCGGCCACGCCTCATTGTAGCTCGGGTCGTTCTTCACGAGCACAAGGTCGCCCGGCGCGTGCACGACGTCACCGTTCGGCACGACGTAGATGCCGCCGTCGTACTCGGGCGTCGAGATCGGACGGTCGAGGTCGTTGGCGGGCCCCGGCGTCCACACCACGAGGAGATCGTTCGCGGGCGCCGCCGAGGGGTGCGTGAACTTGCCGACGCGTCCCCCGCCCGATCCCACCGGCGCGGCCTCGTCGTTGCCGTGCGTGAACGGCGTGATCGAGAACAGGCCGAAGGGCGTGAACGCCATCCGGAAGTCGTAGCGGAAGCCGCCGCCGACGGTCTGCGCGATCGCGGGATTGTCCTCGGGGAAGGCGCTGAAGAACGACGGCGTCCCCGCGGGCGCCGCCGGCGGCAGGCGATAGAGCGCGCCGAAGCCGTTGTTGTTGAGGTTGTAATAGTCCACGACGACGAGGTCGCCGTTCCCGAGCTGGGTCAGGAAGTGGAACGCCTGCCCGCTCCGGAACGCGCTCACGACCGGCCGCCACGCGCGGCCGTCGGGCTGGATCGACCAGACACCCCACATGCGGCCGTCGCGGAGCCCCTGGCTCTCGAGCGTGGAGTACGCGAGCCGGCCGTCGCGCAGGGGTGTGGGGTGGAGCGCGCTCCCGATGCTCATCGGCGCGATCGGCGTCACGTTGGCGCCGTCCTCGTCCATCACGAAGAGCTGGAGCGTCGGGTTGGTGAGGCCGCGCGGGGGCACGAAGCCGTTCCGGTTGCTGGTGAACGCGACCTTCCCGCCCGCGACCGGCGCCGGCCCGAGATTCAGGATGCCGTAGCCGAGGGAGTCGTGACCGGCGGCGGGATCCACCGGGTTCGACTCGTCGAAGGTTCCGGCGCCGGTGTTCGGGGTGAACTCGCCGAACGTCAGACGGGTGATCGCGCGGGTCGCAAGCTCCAGCCGGTAGATGTCGGCGCCGCCGTACGGCAGCCCACGTTGGGAGTTGTAGGCCTGCGGGCGGACGTCGGGGAACAGGCTGTAGTAGACGAAGCGGCCATCGAACGAGACGAAGGGATCGGTGACGGCGCCGTTGCCGCCCGCGACGAGCAGCGCCTCGCTGCCGTCGGGGTGCAGCACCATCAAGTCAGCGCCGGGCTCGAGGCTCGCCGGGTGCGCGACTTCCGGCCAGGTCGCCCCGGTGGTGTCGCCGTAACGCGGCTGGCGGACATAGACGATGTCATAGTCTCGCGCCGCCGCCCCCACGTCGCGCGACGCCACCATGACGGCGAGCGTACAAAATGCGGCAGCGAGCCCGCGGAGCGTCCGTCGCTTTCGTCCGGTCATCGCCTTCCCCCCTTCGCGGTACCCCGCAGCGGGAACGGGAGCAAATGCGACGCCAACCGTCGAAGGCTGGCCCGCAGACCTGCCTGACCAAGGTCATGGACATCATTCCAGTGAAATGCCTCCGGTAGTCGGACCTGAGCTTCGACCAGCACGCACGCTCCGAGTGACGAGGTTCCCTGCTCCGGCAGGGCTCGCGGCCTAGAGGGAATCCCATGGACACTGATTCGTCGCACGTACCGCGTCGGACACCGTGGCGTATCGTGGCTGCTGTTGCCGTAGCCACGGTTGCCCTGGTCACCGCGCCAGCCGCCCGCTGGAACGCGGAGGCGCAGGAACTCTCGGAAGCGGACGCGAAGCTTGCCGAGAAGTGTCAGAAGAGCCTTGCCAAAGCGGCGGCGACGTTCACGGGCAAGAGGCTCGGACTGGCCGGGACTTGCACCGAAACGATCTTCGCGTGCCTCCAGACCAAGCCGGACGGAGCGAAGCGGGACGCGTGCGTCGCGAAGGCGGCCACGAAATGCCGCGGGGCGTTCGCAAAGATCGATGCGGCGACCGGCAAGCTGCACACCGCGATCATGAAGCAATGCGCGTCCTTGGGAGTCGCCGGGTTGACCGCGCCGGATGGCCTGGGTTTCGCCGGGCACCCGCCCGCCTGCGAAGAAGCGCTCGGCCGTCCCGTCGGCTCGGTCGCGGATCTGGCGACGTGCCTGACCGCGACCCACGCGTGCGCGATCGATGCGATGCTGGGCGTCGCGGCCCCGCGCGCCAAGGCCCTGCTCCGCCACGCGGGCGCGCTCGACGGCCTCGCCGACCCCTTCCTCTGCCTTCCCGATCGTGGGGGCACCGACGAGGCGGTCGCGGACCGCCGCGGTACCGGGAAAGCTCTCACCAAGTGTGCGCGGGCGATCCGCACCAAGGCCAGCGCGCTCGGCGCGAAGCGGCTGAAGGCGCTCGGGCGCTGCGCTACGGCGCTCTTCGCGTGCGAGCAACGCGACGACCAGGCCTGTCGCACCAAGGCGGCCACGTCGTGCGAGAAAGCCTTCGCGGCCGTCGCCGCGGCGGCGGACGACCTCCCCTCCGACCTCGCCGCCAAATGCGCCTCGCCGCTCCAGGCCGAAGCCCTGCAGCTCGCGGGCCTCCACCTCGGTGCAGTCACCGACGTATGCGCCGCCGTGGGAGTGCCGGTCGTTGCGAGCTTCGGCCAGCATGCAACCTGCCTGATCCGGCAGCAGGCATGCGCCGTCGAGGAGCTGGCGCAAGCAGCCGTTCCCCGCGCCGCCGGACTCCTCGCCGCGCAGGGGCTCTCGCTGTACAGCCCGTTCTGTCCCGGAGCGCCGCCGCTGCCGACGCCGACCCCCGTGACGACGCCGGTCCGCACCGCGACCCCCACCGCCAGCCCGACGCCGGGTCCGGGGAGCTGTGGCAACGGCCTCATCGATGGCGCCAAGGAAGTCTGCGACGGCGCCGCGCTCGCCGGTGCGACCTGCGCCACGCTCCGCTTCGCCGGCGGCACGGTGGCATGCGCGGCCTCGTGCCGCGGCTTCGACAGCACCGGCTGCACCCTGCCGGGAGAGCCGCCGCCCGATCCGGCCACCGTGGCGCCGCCCCCGGACCTCAGCGTGGTCAGCGGGTTCGGCGCCACGGTGGACTTCCTCTTCCGCGGCGATCCACCGATCCAGTACGGAGTGGTGGCCGGCACCATCGACCCCGTGACCGCGGCCGTCGTGCGCGGCAAGGTGCTCGACGCCGGGGGCGCGGCGCTCGTGGGCGTCGAGATCCGCATTCTCGAGCGTCCCGAGTTCGGCGCCACGCAGAGCCGTGCCGACGGGGCATTCGATCTCGTCGTGAACGGCGGCGGGAAGCTGATCGTGCGCTACGAGAAGAGCGGCTTTCTCCCGGCGCAGCGTCAAATCGACGTGCCCTGGCAGGACTACGTCGCCACCCCCGAGGTGCGGCTCTGTCCCCTGGATGCGCAGGCGACCGCGGTCGACCTCGCCACCGCGACCGGAATCACGGTGGCGCGCGGCAGCCAGAAGACCGACGCCGACGGCACGCGCCGGGCGACCTTACTGATCGAGCCCGGCACGGCGGCCGAGATGCTGCTGCCCGACGGCTCGACGGAGCCGCTGACGCAGATGACCGTGCGTGCCACCGAGTACACCGTCGGCGCCTCCGGACCGGCACGGATGCCGGCGGTCCTGCCGCCGACCAGCGGCTACACCTACGCCGTCGAGTTCTCGCTCGACGAGGCGATGGCGGCGGGCGCGCCGATGGTGCAGTTCGACCGCCCGATCCCGACCTACGTCGAGAACTTCCCGGGCTTTCCGGCCGGGACGGCCGTACCGGCGGGCTATTACGATCACCTTCGCGGCGCCTGGGTCGCGGCGCCGAACGGCCGGGTCATCGACGTCGTCGGCATCACGAGCGACCGGGTCGATCTCGACGTGACCGGCGACGGCGTCGCCGACACCGGCACGGCGCTCGCGGATCTCGGCATCGACGACGGCGAGCGGGCGACCCTCGCCACCCTGTACGGCCCCGGCACGAGCCTCTGGCGCGTCCCCGTCGATCACTTCTCGACCTGGGACTACAACTGGCCGTACGGACCGCCGGGGGACGCCGAGTCGCCCGCCGACTCGGGTGC
This genomic window from Deltaproteobacteria bacterium contains:
- a CDS encoding outer membrane lipoprotein-sorting protein; protein product: MLALAAWGPAPAGAISGDEVMRRSLEARNLGDEAYRAYRVELTARDGSTVTRTVSTYRKNCDGASKQLVVFREPSDIAGAAFLSWIHPHRMPDMWLYLPELGRPRQVNAATRGESFLGSDFTYEDLGAPTQDERTHLLVDEPVVESEPTYRIESRPRAIDHYARILTWVRQTSFLPVRVEYFDARDALEKVGRYFDVRVVNGIPTLAALEMANVRTGHRTAVTLLDAEYDRPVDCAIFSERWLSRARP
- a CDS encoding fatty acid desaturase codes for the protein MTATTVGMLRRINWVTTIFLVSTPLVAVVWGALHISAMGIGASELAVFAFYVCATGFSITTGYHRHFAHGAYECSRIVKVFYLIFGAAAFQHSVLSWCSDHRRHHKHLDRDEDPYSITRGFFWAHIGWLLVTDHRKAEDFSNIPDLVADPWIRWQHAWYLPIAVVMGFAVPFALGWAVGHPWGFVLWAGVFRVVLVHHSTFLVNSLAHRIGRRPYLRAISARDSIVTALLTFGEGYHNFHHRFATDYRNGVGRASWDPTKWLIRGLEMVGLAWDLRRVPTERIVAAELDCDSERLSERLERRRGGSEQAGAHVRERFSEMAASVQRAAAALTTRERELALARRHWGRNRAEQLRHLRAELRAARLEMRAARVRWQAILADLLEGPVAAPSSS